A portion of the Gossypium arboreum isolate Shixiya-1 chromosome 8, ASM2569848v2, whole genome shotgun sequence genome contains these proteins:
- the LOC108469011 gene encoding cyclin-dependent kinase inhibitor 3-like produces MKKSKITGDVAVMEVSHRSTMGSRTRAAKTLALQRLSKTTQVTQVVGSNQDVSSLSYLQLRNRRLEKLASPVSSKTNQRQEEKESGFREEEEGKNGGKKSKGCFGNREIVLEVGICCGTEQAMDFELRDRSTRESTPCSLTKDLNDVLQSVPSTQEMEEFFVYAEQQQHRRFMEKYNFDIVNDLPLQGRYEWVKIIP; encoded by the exons ATGAAGAAGTCTAAGATAACAGGAGACGTAGCAGTAATGGAAGTTTCTCATCGTTCAACAATGGGGTCTCGAACCAGAGCTGCTAAAACTCTAGCTTTACAAAGGCTTTCAAAAACAACTCAAGTCACCCAAGTTGTTGGTTCGAACCAAGATGTTTCTTCCTTGTCTTATCTTCAACTGAGGAACCGTAGGTTGGAAAAGCTGGCTTCCCCTGTTTCTAGTAAAACGAATCAGAGACAAGAAGAGAAAGAAAGTGGGTTCAGAGAAGAAGAGGAAGGAAAGAATGGTGGAAAGAAAAGTAAAGGGTGTTTTGGGAATAGGGAAATTGTTCTTGAAGTAGGGATTTGTTGTGGAACAGAACAAGCTATGGATTTTGAACTCAGAGACAG GAGCACGAGAGAAAGCACACCGTGTAGCTTAACAAAGGACTTGAACGATGTGCTACAGTCTGTCCCGTCAACGCAAGAAATGGAAGAGTTCTTCGTCTACGCGGAACAACAACAACATCGACGGTTCATGGAGAA GTATAACTTTGATATTGTGAATGATTTGCCACTTCAAGGGCGTTATGAATGGGTGAAAATAATCCCATAA
- the LOC108467432 gene encoding uncharacterized protein LOC108467432 isoform X1: MAEEGHKVTLNVYDLSQGLARQLSMTLLGKVIEGIWHTGIVVYGNEYYFGGGIQHIPAGTAPYGRPIKVIDLGVTHVPKDLFEMYLQEISPRYTAETYSLLTHNCNNFSNEVAQFLVGTNIPDYILQLPNEVMSSPMGSLLMPMIQNLETTLRAGAVPQVPQFKPSVSAQPSQPSSASVNSSSDTTKKDEVSSKVKADQQPNHGETDKTTSSVKPTGAQEKSSTSGAATDPLGDARAKVQEEISREFAAIMAAGTLRASEAAALATRNVMQKYGHLNVVMPQS, from the exons ATGGCTGAG GAGGGTCATAAGGTCACCTTGAATGTGTATGACTTGAGTCAGGGACTGGCTCGGCAGCTGTCGATGACCTTATTAGGGAAGGTTATTGAGGGAATATG GCACACTGGTATAGTAGTTTATGGTAATGAATACTATTTCGGTGGAGGAATCCAACACATTCCTGCTGGGACAGCACCATACGGGAGACCAATTAAAGTGATCGATCTAGGTGTCACTCATGTGCCTAAAGATTTGTTTGAGATGTATTTGCAGGAGATTAGTCCTCGTTACACAGCCGAGACCTACAGTTTGCTTACCCACAATTGCAACAACTTCAGCAATGAAGTTGCCCAATTTCTAGTTGGTACTAACATTCCAGACTATATTTTGCAACTTCCAAATGAAGTTATGAGCAGTCCAATGGGTTCACTTTTAA TGCCCATGATACAAAATCTGGAGACAACTTTGAGGGCAGGTGCTGTTCCTCAAGTTCCCCAATTCAAGCCTTCTGTTTCTGCTCAGCCATCTCAGCCCTCAAGTGCCAGTGTGAACAGTTCATCTGATACCACTAAGAAAGACGAGGTTAGCAGTAAGGTGAAGGCTGATCAGCAGCCAAACCACGGGGAGACGGATAAGACTACATCATCTGTCAAACCGACAGGAGCACAGGAGAAATCATCGACCAGTGGAGCTGCAACAGACCCTCTTGGGGATGCTCGAGCCAAGGTCCAAGAAGAGATAAGCCGTGAATTTGCTGCTATCATGGCAGCTGGAACGCTGAGAGCTAGCGAGGCAGCTGCACTGGCAACCAGGAACGTGATGCAGAAATACGGACACTTGAATGTTGTTATGCCACAGAGTTAG
- the LOC108467432 gene encoding uncharacterized protein LOC108467432 isoform X2, whose translation MTLLGKVIEGIWHTGIVVYGNEYYFGGGIQHIPAGTAPYGRPIKVIDLGVTHVPKDLFEMYLQEISPRYTAETYSLLTHNCNNFSNEVAQFLVGTNIPDYILQLPNEVMSSPMGSLLMPMIQNLETTLRAGAVPQVPQFKPSVSAQPSQPSSASVNSSSDTTKKDEVSSKVKADQQPNHGETDKTTSSVKPTGAQEKSSTSGAATDPLGDARAKVQEEISREFAAIMAAGTLRASEAAALATRNVMQKYGHLNVVMPQS comes from the exons ATGACCTTATTAGGGAAGGTTATTGAGGGAATATG GCACACTGGTATAGTAGTTTATGGTAATGAATACTATTTCGGTGGAGGAATCCAACACATTCCTGCTGGGACAGCACCATACGGGAGACCAATTAAAGTGATCGATCTAGGTGTCACTCATGTGCCTAAAGATTTGTTTGAGATGTATTTGCAGGAGATTAGTCCTCGTTACACAGCCGAGACCTACAGTTTGCTTACCCACAATTGCAACAACTTCAGCAATGAAGTTGCCCAATTTCTAGTTGGTACTAACATTCCAGACTATATTTTGCAACTTCCAAATGAAGTTATGAGCAGTCCAATGGGTTCACTTTTAA TGCCCATGATACAAAATCTGGAGACAACTTTGAGGGCAGGTGCTGTTCCTCAAGTTCCCCAATTCAAGCCTTCTGTTTCTGCTCAGCCATCTCAGCCCTCAAGTGCCAGTGTGAACAGTTCATCTGATACCACTAAGAAAGACGAGGTTAGCAGTAAGGTGAAGGCTGATCAGCAGCCAAACCACGGGGAGACGGATAAGACTACATCATCTGTCAAACCGACAGGAGCACAGGAGAAATCATCGACCAGTGGAGCTGCAACAGACCCTCTTGGGGATGCTCGAGCCAAGGTCCAAGAAGAGATAAGCCGTGAATTTGCTGCTATCATGGCAGCTGGAACGCTGAGAGCTAGCGAGGCAGCTGCACTGGCAACCAGGAACGTGATGCAGAAATACGGACACTTGAATGTTGTTATGCCACAGAGTTAG